The following nucleotide sequence is from Saccharothrix texasensis.
TCCGGCAGCTCGTACAGCAGCTCCGCGCGCCCGAACAGCAGCTCGGCCGACCCCAGCCCCAGGGTTCGGCTGGTGAGCCGGTCGTGCTCGCGGTGCATGGTCGACACCCAGCGGGCGGTGACCTTCGCCAGCTCCTGCTCCGTCGGCCCTTCCTCGGCCAACCGCAGCAGCTCCTCGTCCACCGCCGCGAGCACCTGCTCGGAGGTGACCTCCGCCGGGTGGATCGCGGTGATGCTGAACGTGTCCGGGTCGCGCGCCTCCAACGGCCCGAACAGGCCGCAGCCGGCGCCGACGTCGACCACGATCGCGTCGCGGTGCACCAGCCGCTGCTGCAACCGCGACCCGTCGCCGTCGGTGAGCACACCGGCCAGGACCAGGTACGCGAGGTAGCCCTCGACCTCGTTCACCGGGTCCGGGATGCGGTAGCCCACGGCGAGGGCGGGCATCGGCGCGTGCTTGTCGGTGTGCTCGGCCCGCAGCTCGCCCTTCGGCGCCGCCTCGGCGAACGACGGCCGGGTCGGCACCGGGCGGGCGGGCACGTCACCGAAGTGCTGCTCGACGAGCGCCTTCGCCCCCTCGGGGTCGAAGTCACCCGCTACCGTCAGCACGGCGTTGCCCGGCGCGTAGTAGGTGTCGAAGAACGCGGCGCAGTCGTCCACGGTGGCGTTCTCCAGGTCGGTGAAGTCGCCGT
It contains:
- a CDS encoding M16 family metallopeptidase: MALPELHRFTLPNGLRVVLAPDRSAPVVGVSVHYDVGFRSEPEGRTGFAHLFEHLMFQGSESLEKLAHFRHVQSSGGTFNGSTHPDYTDYYEVLPSAALERALFLEADRMRAPKITEENLRNQIDVVKEEIRLNVLNRPYGGFPWILLPPVLFQTFPNAHNGYGDFTDLENATVDDCAAFFDTYYAPGNAVLTVAGDFDPEGAKALVEQHFGDVPARPVPTRPSFAEAAPKGELRAEHTDKHAPMPALAVGYRIPDPVNEVEGYLAYLVLAGVLTDGDGSRLQQRLVHRDAIVVDVGAGCGLFGPLEARDPDTFSITAIHPAEVTSEQVLAAVDEELLRLAEEGPTEQELAKVTARWVSTMHREHDRLTSRTLGLGSAELLFGRAELLYELPDKLAGITTDEVAAAAKALRSDSRAVLILKPASGGNE